Genomic DNA from Parasteatoda tepidariorum isolate YZ-2023 chromosome 3, CAS_Ptep_4.0, whole genome shotgun sequence:
attctagagAAGAACTGCCTCATATGATAAGTGATTTAGCACACCCTTCCCATTGATGACACTTGGATTCGAATCCCCATGTACTGCTTTTGGTTTGCACTGAAAACAGTTTCGACACATAATACCTTTAGTAGTAGAGAGATCATGTCATGTGTGAGAATAATCTTTCCATCTTtctaaatatggaatatttttatgcttttttttaattgctattaatGTAAAGAGCAAGTGTGGGCTTGTTTCAATTCTGGTACAAGGGGTCCCCTTGTACTCTAAGTTCGGCTCAAAATTGCAAAACTACAGGTTTGAGCATTAAAAGCAACAAATCATCTATATGAATAGAtactaatagtaaaataaagtaaatatctttattcttgcaataattaaattttattcaatttttgttatcatttatttactcatttttggTAAATCTTAAgctttatttattcagttattgGTATGAGGATagaaaatgagaaagaaaaaaatattgcgacATAATCATTTAGAATCAacttgtttatatatatatatatatatatatatatatataNATATATAGCAAGTTTTATTCCCCCTCTCTTACTTTTTCATTAGCAAATTAACGATTAATAAATATCCcccttaatgatttttaaaacttaaaaaacaaataaaaatagttaattaaaataaaaaataaagaaaacacaaaagtacaaactttaaatttttttcctggaaatttttgtaacatttacaatcagtttcgaataattttaatacactttttaCCTAGCCACAAATATTTactctttaaatcaaaatttcaaatttcattttgtcttttttcaaattttaaatacagttaaaaGCTTGATATATTGAGAAGCATATAGTGAAAAGTTCAATATTGCAAtaccttcaaaatattaatattttaagatacaaaaaattttttgtttataacaagtttaaaaatattagcctTTCTCTATAGCAGTATTTGGGAAAAATACacatttcagttatttaaattaacaaagttATATGAAAGAGGACAAAATGGaagacatttaaaagaaaaatcttcgtAATAAAAGAATGTTAGGGAGAAATTCTTTGTACTCcccttaaaatattactttatgtaaatgaaaattacgatcaatataatataagtaataaaaaatatttaaagttgagatacaaatttcttaaaactgaaCTCTCTTCTAACGGGAATATTTTCCTATCATGATCTGTCATGCGTAACAACAatcactaaatttattttaaattaacaattaaaaaaaaaaaaaacatggagaACACAAACCGCCTACTTGGTTATAAGTTTTACCTTTTCAGTTGGTGCCCTCCTGtaatggtttttctttttttgtttctcaaaGGCCACTGCCTAGAAGATGTCAAGACTTAGCAATCATTCTGcagcatatattattttaatttgttcgaGTTTTGAGTATAAATGACACAACTGGTAAAATACCTTACTTTCCCGTGGTTTATTcggcaatattttatttctgcacATAATtcatttgtaacttttaaatacaGAATCTAATTTCGTATCTAACACTTGGCTATTTCACTGACACGTGTATCAAAATAAAGTCAAGATCTAGTTGTCtaatacattttagatttttttaggtACCCTTGAAACGTTATAGGGGAATGATATCCATATAGTGATCTGGGGAAAAATGATTACTAAGTCTTGTCAACTTCCAGGCAACGACTCGCaggaaactaaataaatatcacaGAAGGGGACCAACTCAAAATGTAAAACTCATATTCCCATGAGCAGCAAGGGGACTTTTCTGTATGGTGATCTGTCATGCCAACTACAATCACCAAGGCTCTAAATAGgttttaaacatgatttttttaataaaaacctgTAGAGGTTAGGACTGACTACGAGCTATAcctttctgtaatttttttatttctcgcGGGACGCTACCATGATCACGATCTCCATGATTATTCTaccacagatcacgatatggacttctatatgttttttttttttaattgcaacttgGTGCAATGGCATGACAGATCACTATGCGAAAATATcttctttattaatatataaaggaCGAAAAAAGGTCAGTTATAGCacatacaaatataatattatccCCCTTATCGGGAATCCAACtgaagttattaataaaacagaTACGGATTGAAGCCGATAAGTAGAATATGACAATTTTCAACTATCCgaattgtttgtaaataaatccTCACTTTACCAACAACAGCTATTATTCTAGAAATTTCTAAAGTTTCGTTCGTAAAAGTGATTTAACAGTGTGCAATTTAATGCCTATTCTGTTGCTCGATTTTATTCTACTGATAAAACGGAATACACTCGTAGTTTTTTCTTAGTGCATCTATTAAAGCattaatcttacttttttacTTCTCTTCAGTGTAAATTGTAAAcacaactttttcttttaaccaaTCAAAAGTTGTATTTCTCTTCCCGATGACGATCAGAGGTGCGTAAATCACATTCAGTAGGAACGTTTGCTtagaaagtgattaaaaagtttcagaactaatgatgaaaaaagtttttactcacatttttttaaactgaaatatattaaaaaatgaatgatatttttttaaatgagagcTATGATTCTCAAATGAGAAAAATCGATTACTAGGCAGCACGTGAGTATCGATTGTTAGGTGCAGCGcgtgtgttttatttatttggatcTGCACGCGTCTCCTATGCGAATCAAATAGACGGAATTTCTTAACCGGGAGATTAAAACATTGCTGTTAGCCAGAGACATCTGTACTCCTCTTTATTTCTcagcaaacaaaaatttcgttattttaactCTATCATATCCaggtaaatatataattttatactatgtgcaaatgtttttttttttgtcaaatactTATTTGAAAATCGAACTAattgtttatgttattaacTATATAATTCATGTTTCGAACCCTTTGTTTTTTGACACAGTATATACATATATCTATCTTTTATTGAACCTGTTGCCTTTAAACcctaatatcaatttatttccttcagttatttaattataaacttatattgtAGTTTTATCACTGTGAATTGCTTGTATTTAGACATTGGTTATATgcataaatatcataaaactaTTCTactatatagttaaaattactactatgtaattaaaattcaacagCCAAATTTAAGAGCTTTCTCACGAAAAaggaaattcagaaaatatccGGAATCATCAGTTTGGCTCTAAAAACCAgagaataaattctttttcaaaaatttgtagaaTTCTTGCAACATACTTGAACCTGTTGAGAGTAGTAGGCAAATAGTTTTTTGAGATTGTAATTTAGTTATTCAAtaagggcgccggcagaataatataaaagggggtgtAACCCTTTAACAAACTaacccccccccaaaaaaaatgaaaatattcagttattacattttgttttgtaattacaGATACTttcatctattaatttttttaagatacatttcttgtacttgcaaattttgccacCAGAAACTGTACTGATGGAGctggcatagctactgactttgaaacacaaataactacagacagtagtttcgtatattaacgtgtttgtgcacgcttaacattggtatttattgtgttgatgaagttttacagaTGTGAGAAGTCCGTTTGTGTTATACACCTTTGTtgaactaaataactaatagaaaatataatattatttatattttattcaatgaaattttaaaaaattagtttctgaaatttttttcagtgtataatgcgatactttttcataaaatctgttgaatttttaccttttcgtAATTGCAACtatgttattaaacttttaatgcaatttttaaattgttatttttacttttacatatCGCCTAAAGTTATCTGTTTTAAGTGAACAACTTGTTTGATACTATAAGATAAGTGTGGCTCTTTGCTCTCGTGGATCAAAAACAGAAGATACTATATGACTCAaacggtttttttaaaaaaagcattggtGGTTGCTATGAATTATAGGTGTGAGAATTCTGCGCTTTTCCGctattttatgatatttgcaCTACTTctgatatttgattttttaaaatcaaatttccgttataatatggtaaaaatatttggatattACGGAAACGAAATCcagaattttattacagttaataTGGCATTTCGTAATACCGCAAAAAacgctcttttttttctcccatctttcgtaaaaaaaaatactaaagccAAAAATGACGGACTCTTTTTTAGAATGCACAAAACTctttgctttttgaaaaaacacGGATTTCAGATGAAGTAGTCATCATTAAAGCTCTCACACCAATTGACCTAACAATTAGACAATCCATcgcaattaagaaataattttggaataacAATAATCAGGATACCTTCGATAACGATTACCAGATTAAATACCTGAACGAATATTCCCCCTCCCCCAAATTGTACTTACGACCCAACTCAATTAAGGATTATTAATACGGGATACAGCGGGCCGAGCGGAACAGGGTACGAAATATACGTGGACGGAAGCAGAAGGCAGGTAATTAACAACGAATATGAATACAAAGTTGGTAGTGGTTTCTTAGTCAAACTTAACGGCGAAACTATACACCAACAGTCTGTCAGAATAAATGACGAATCAAGAATATACCCGGCTGAGCTGACCGCCATCTACCTGGCTGCTTCTTGGGCAATTGAGGCAGATATACAAGAGTTAGTACTTTTTTCGAACTCCAAATCCTCATTACAGGCCCTAGAGAATCCCACACCAAGGGGCATTATAGTCGAAAACATTAAAGGTATTATTCAACACGGGAATTACCGGTTCAACTGGATCAAGGCTCACTCGGGGGAAGCTGGAAATGAGGAAGCGGATGCTCTAGCAAAAGCGGGCACTCTGCTCAGTGGGGTAGATTTTTACTACTCTATTACAAGACCACAGCTTAATTATAAACTACGGCAGGTCAGCACAGATTTATGGCAAGAAAGGTGGGACCGTTCATCAAACGGGAGACATACCAACAAGTTTTTTCCAAAAGTCAgcgataaacttttaaattgtgacTTTTACATAAACCAATTCTATACCGCCCACGGAGTGTTCGGAGAACACCAATCGAgattttttcagaaatcatCTAGCTGCAAATACTGCGGCAAAAGCCAAACGGTTCAACATCTAATTGCAGAATGTCCTAAATTCTCGACACTCCGGGGGAATCATATTAACATCAGGGAACCAATCGAAAAGTGGTGCAGAACAAAACAACAGCAACAAATCattagagaaattattaaaagcacaCTAGAAGATACCATTACAATGGACGATCCGATGGACCCTATACACTTAGGTTGACTTGATGTCTCCCCTCAATACCTGAACTGCCAATCCACTTCTATTTTAACGCGTCATTccccttttatatttttcaaacttgagCATCCTGGGGGACTCCGTTGGTCTTCTGTTCTATTACCTCAacactaattttaattcatcttgATGTTTTTACTCACTTGTATATTTGCTTTTAGcgtttttatcaataaaaatagacGGGAAACAATGCCATCAATAGCACAGAAAGTATCGTTACctcaaactttaaatataaataatatattaaagcttttattataaagtatttgtttttcaacctcaaaataaagtaatttttaaaaaataattcaaaattaaacttttttttaaacttaaattgctCATAAATGACGACATGCCCAGGGCccctaaaatcataaaaacggCCCTGAATCGTTAATAATGCAG
This window encodes:
- the LOC139425300 gene encoding uncharacterized protein; its protein translation is MESFITPEEQVKSVRINDESRIYPAELTAIYLAASWAIEADIQELVLFSNSKSSLQALENPTPRGIIVENIKGIIQHGNYRFNWIKAHSGEAGNEEADALAKAGTLLSGVDFYYSITRPQLNYKLRQVSTDLWQERWDRSSNGRHTNKFFPKVSDKLLNCDFYINQFYTAHGVFGEHQSRFFQKSSSCKYCGKSQTVQHLIAECPKFSTLRGNHINIREPIEKWCRTKQQQQIIREIIKSTLEDTITMDDPMDPIHLG